In one window of Salvia miltiorrhiza cultivar Shanhuang (shh) unplaced genomic scaffold, IMPLAD_Smil_shh original_scaffold_259, whole genome shotgun sequence DNA:
- the LOC131003681 gene encoding uncharacterized protein LOC131003681 — MLECTNWHIFAIRMPPKRGRPAKNNNNRRNRNAVPEEPQDARGHNPSPPPPTRRVEELFLRQNPPTFDGTSEPAEAEIWVRAMERIFNFLRCTDEERLSCVSFQLTGSADFWWEARRKILTPEQWASYTWEDFKTGLYDKYIPKSYRKKKEAEFYELKQGKKSVVEYDKEFCNLSRFAPQQVDTDEKMAEKFCAGLRHEIRMALASHGGLSYTESLNRALDIEAAMPSDKSAPLLISTQKDLPIASHTLKGKRKWDNNENNINQTSKKVWQEKERAEQFIQPRHEAQTNLEPTGDSQGQRGISPCPNCGKMHRGICRAGTNGCYNCGQKGHYSTQCPHK; from the coding sequence atgctagagtgtactaattggcacatctttgctatcagaatgccgcctaagagaggacgccctgcgaaaaacaataacaatcgcagaaaccgtaacgctgtacccgaagaaccacaagatgctcgaggacataacccatcccctccgcccccgactaggagagtcgaagaactctttttaaggcagaacccacctacgtttgacggaacgagtgaaccggctgaagctgagatttgggtgcgtgcaatggaacgcattttTAACTtcctacgttgtactgatgaggagcgcctatcttgcgtctcattccagctaacaggatcagcggatttctggtgggaagcacgtcgaaaaattctgacacctgaacaatgggcaagttatacttgggaagattttaagacaggattatatgataaatatattccgaaaagctataggaagaagaaagaagctgagttctacgagttaaagcaaggaaagaaatctgtggttgaatacgacaaggaattctgcaacctgtctaggtttgctccgcaacaagtggacacagatgagaagatggcagagaaattttgtgccggtctgcgACACGAGATCAGGATGGCTCTAGCAAGtcacggaggactctcatacacggagtctctgaacagggcacttgacattgaagctgcaatgccgtcggACAAGTCAGCCCCATTGTTGATCTCGACGCAAAAAGACTTACCAATagcctcacatactctcaaagggaagcgcaagtgggacaacaacgaaaacaatatcaatcagactagtaagaaagtgtggcaagaaaaggaacgggccgaacagtttattcaaccaaggcacgaggcacagactaacctcgAGCCAACTGGGGATAGCCAAGGTCAGagaggaatttcaccttgcccaaattgtggtaagatgcataggggtatctgtcgggctggaactaacggttgttacaattgtggccaaaaaggtcactactccacgcaatgcccccACAAATaa